A stretch of Cellulosilyticum sp. I15G10I2 DNA encodes these proteins:
- the pgsA gene encoding CDP-diacylglycerol--glycerol-3-phosphate 3-phosphatidyltransferase yields the protein MNIANKLTLLRVILVFVFMGVIWMPMVSFETSLWLALCIFIVASLTDFLDGYLARKLNLVTNLGKFMDPLADKMLVTAAMIAIVDKGYLLPAGILPAWIVVFILLREFIVSGIRLVAAAENKIIAANYLGKVKTVIQMLMIIIYLIPIEFPFIKGLAITLAYLALLLTLISGLEYMWQNKHIIKTNE from the coding sequence ATGAACATAGCAAATAAATTGACGCTTCTTAGGGTTATTTTAGTTTTTGTCTTTATGGGAGTTATATGGATGCCGATGGTATCTTTTGAAACTTCCCTTTGGCTGGCACTGTGTATTTTTATTGTAGCAAGTTTAACAGATTTTTTAGATGGCTATTTAGCTCGGAAACTAAACTTAGTAACGAATCTCGGAAAGTTTATGGATCCTTTAGCAGATAAAATGCTCGTTACTGCGGCTATGATCGCTATTGTTGATAAGGGTTATTTGCTCCCTGCAGGGATTTTGCCTGCATGGATAGTTGTTTTTATTTTGCTTAGAGAATTTATTGTTTCTGGTATTCGTCTAGTAGCCGCTGCCGAAAATAAAATCATCGCCGCTAACTATTTAGGGAAAGTAAAAACTGTTATACAAATGCTGATGATTATTATTTATTTAATCCCAATTGAATTTCCTTTTATTAAAGGGTTAGCCATAACACTCGCTTATTTAGCATTACTTCTTACTTTGATTTCTGGACTTGAGTATATGTGGCAAAACAAACATATTATAAAGACTAATGAATAG